The following coding sequences lie in one Metallumcola ferriviriculae genomic window:
- a CDS encoding ABC transporter ATP-binding protein codes for MSIGENIITATNLVKKFAELEAVKGLNLTVYRGECFGLLGPNGAGKTSFVKMVHGFSPVTSGTLEVFGRDINSYGREIKAKIGVVPQEDNLDPELTVFNNLLVYAGYFRINKKTARERAAEILEFMELTGKSGSLVDQLSGGLKRRLTIGRALINRPELLILDEPTTGLDPYARHLVWQRLRKLKKMGITMLLTTHYLEEASQLCDRLIILHKGEILEEGAPLELIERHVGGQALELGVKPEEHSLLLERAGELLKAHHVLGDILILFTNSGSELEERIASGAQSLGVSLSSRRLRSTNLEDVYLKLTGETFKDNPGEYGDGEHE; via the coding sequence ATGAGTATTGGCGAGAATATTATAACAGCCACTAACCTGGTCAAAAAGTTTGCCGAACTTGAAGCCGTTAAGGGTCTGAATTTGACCGTTTACCGTGGCGAGTGTTTCGGGCTCTTAGGCCCCAACGGCGCGGGCAAGACTTCTTTTGTCAAGATGGTCCACGGCTTTTCACCGGTCACTTCCGGTACCTTGGAAGTATTCGGTCGGGACATCAACAGCTATGGACGGGAAATAAAGGCCAAAATCGGGGTGGTTCCCCAGGAAGACAATCTGGATCCGGAGTTGACAGTGTTTAATAATCTGTTGGTGTATGCCGGTTACTTCCGGATAAACAAGAAGACAGCCCGAGAGAGGGCCGCTGAAATCCTGGAGTTTATGGAGCTTACAGGGAAGTCCGGGTCTTTGGTAGACCAGCTTTCAGGGGGGCTTAAGCGCCGCCTGACCATTGGCAGGGCTCTTATCAACCGGCCCGAACTTCTGATCCTAGACGAACCGACTACGGGGCTAGATCCCTATGCCCGCCATCTTGTTTGGCAGCGCCTGCGCAAACTAAAAAAAATGGGTATCACCATGCTCTTGACTACCCATTACCTGGAGGAAGCCAGCCAGCTCTGCGACAGGCTGATAATCCTGCACAAGGGCGAGATCCTGGAGGAAGGAGCGCCCCTAGAGCTGATTGAACGGCATGTGGGCGGACAAGCCCTGGAGCTGGGTGTAAAGCCGGAGGAGCATAGCCTTCTGCTGGAAAGGGCCGGAGAACTCCTTAAGGCTCATCACGTACTGGGGGACATCTTAATCCTTTTCACCAACAGTGGGAGTGAACTGGAGGAACGGATTGCTTCCGGCGCACAATCCCTGGGCGTTTCATTGTCGTCCCGCCGCCTACGTTCCACCAACCTGGAAGATGTGTATTTAAAACTCACCGGGGAGACCTTTAAAGACAACCCTGGGGAATATGGGGATGGCGAACATGAGTAA
- a CDS encoding chemotaxis protein CheW, translating into MQTNELLKEFREETLEHISAVESELLKLENGTGDTDTIHEIFRALHSIKGAAGFFSLQNIVELSHAMETIFDQVKNGSLIITDEITTNILSANDCLNKMVQDTANSTNMDISDHLSKLTEVIECQQLGLSKNSTSSDEMSFNETTPSASMDYQFMLTDAVSHGHNIFKFSCQTPRGMVENVATIGQIVHHYYFKTDTTPSSDSGQVFVITTVLEKDLVAAALDIPVRNIEELDVKTAREECTKKSPSPSPLALFDKEHTEDTQNTFNYGKSLANVSRNANQAIITSKPSSKTLHNSEVVRVNINLLNDLLNLASEMVLGRNRLLRVVETHRKDIPGLNGVLQNVDRITTELQEKVMQTRMQPLAKVFHKFPRLTRELSKQTGKNIELKIEGNDVELDKTIVESLGDPLTHLVRNSIDHGIETPEQREQLGKLKTGTISLKAYHEGGHVIIDVIDNGSGIDLEKLKTKAQENSLVDTSELALMGERELLDLLFRTGFSTADQVTDLSGRGVGLDVVKNNIDKLGGVMEILNNPGQGATFRLTLPITLAIVHSLLIEVEGLKFALPQVNLQEMVRIKPEESVGKLQVFQDSLVLRLRGKLVPTVRLSDVLGIAENNTSTQLIRVLVVKSGSKRFGLIVDRILDDEEILVKNLPRHLKDCPCYSGITVLGDGKIAMILDLEGIAAKAGFKFSEKQEIVSSHSLVTEDHLNEKQNLLLFKCSGPETFCIDLSMVARVEKITAEQIETIGDKEFIQFRETALRVIRLENYLSVGKTESNSNKLFVIIPKLVKHPIGILIEQMVDTVETNISFNPHDLKEKGLLGSAVLGNRITLIINMYELFELADPEHYVSPKEYATDKKNTILLVEDTPFFAKTEKNYLESAGYQVLSAANGREALDLLQHTKVDLVVSDIVMPVMNGFELVKRIRSDNKLAKLPVIAVTTRNDQRSMEEGIEAGFDYYEIKLSKDRFLSKVRLALEENKAAGNSSANDGFELEESICQTGREYYEKKF; encoded by the coding sequence TTGCAAACTAATGAACTTCTAAAGGAATTTAGGGAAGAAACCCTTGAACATATAAGTGCAGTGGAAAGTGAACTGCTGAAATTAGAAAATGGCACAGGTGACACGGATACTATACACGAAATTTTTCGTGCCTTGCACAGTATCAAGGGTGCCGCCGGCTTTTTCAGCCTCCAAAACATCGTGGAATTATCTCACGCCATGGAAACTATATTCGACCAGGTTAAAAACGGCAGCCTAATTATTACTGATGAAATTACTACCAATATTCTGTCAGCCAATGACTGTTTAAATAAAATGGTTCAAGATACAGCTAACAGCACTAATATGGATATATCAGACCACTTATCCAAACTAACTGAAGTTATTGAATGCCAACAACTTGGGCTTAGCAAAAACAGCACGTCTTCCGATGAAATGTCCTTTAACGAAACTACACCGTCAGCTTCCATGGACTACCAGTTTATGCTGACTGATGCGGTTAGCCACGGCCATAATATCTTTAAATTTTCCTGCCAAACCCCGCGGGGGATGGTTGAAAATGTAGCAACAATTGGCCAAATTGTCCACCACTACTATTTTAAAACAGATACTACGCCTTCATCTGATAGCGGTCAGGTGTTTGTCATAACTACTGTCTTGGAAAAAGATTTGGTCGCTGCCGCTTTAGATATCCCTGTACGAAATATTGAAGAACTAGATGTCAAAACAGCTAGGGAAGAATGTACTAAAAAAAGCCCCTCTCCCTCTCCCCTCGCATTATTTGATAAAGAACATACTGAAGACACGCAGAACACTTTTAACTATGGCAAGTCTCTAGCCAACGTATCGAGGAATGCTAACCAAGCTATTATTACTAGCAAGCCAAGCAGCAAAACATTGCACAATAGTGAAGTGGTTCGTGTAAATATTAACTTGCTTAATGATTTGTTAAATCTAGCGAGTGAAATGGTGCTCGGGAGAAACCGTCTTCTCAGAGTGGTAGAAACACACCGAAAGGATATTCCCGGTCTCAACGGTGTGCTGCAAAATGTTGATAGGATTACCACCGAATTGCAGGAAAAAGTTATGCAGACTCGGATGCAGCCCTTAGCAAAAGTATTTCATAAATTCCCTCGACTGACGCGTGAGTTGTCCAAACAAACCGGCAAAAATATTGAACTTAAAATTGAAGGTAATGATGTAGAGTTGGACAAGACCATTGTTGAGTCGTTAGGTGACCCGCTTACTCACCTTGTTCGCAACTCAATAGACCACGGCATTGAAACACCTGAACAGCGGGAACAATTAGGTAAGCTAAAAACAGGGACTATTTCTCTAAAAGCATACCACGAAGGCGGTCACGTTATAATCGACGTTATAGACAACGGCAGCGGTATTGACCTGGAGAAACTAAAAACCAAGGCACAAGAAAATTCACTTGTAGATACCAGTGAGCTAGCTCTTATGGGGGAACGTGAGTTGCTAGACCTTTTGTTTCGTACCGGTTTCTCCACCGCCGATCAAGTTACGGATCTGTCCGGTAGAGGGGTAGGTCTGGACGTAGTAAAAAATAACATTGATAAGCTGGGCGGTGTGATGGAAATCCTCAACAACCCGGGGCAAGGGGCTACGTTCCGCTTAACCCTTCCAATTACTTTAGCAATAGTTCATTCCTTGTTAATTGAAGTAGAGGGGCTAAAATTTGCTCTTCCCCAGGTAAACCTTCAGGAAATGGTGCGGATAAAGCCCGAAGAATCTGTTGGGAAACTGCAGGTCTTCCAAGACTCTTTGGTATTACGACTAAGAGGAAAGCTCGTCCCCACTGTTCGTCTTAGTGATGTACTAGGTATCGCAGAAAACAATACATCAACCCAACTAATCAGGGTGTTGGTGGTTAAAAGCGGGTCAAAAAGATTTGGCTTAATTGTTGATCGTATTCTGGATGACGAAGAAATTTTAGTTAAGAACCTACCCCGACATCTAAAAGACTGCCCGTGTTACTCTGGCATAACGGTGCTGGGAGATGGTAAAATTGCTATGATATTGGATTTGGAAGGAATTGCTGCTAAAGCTGGATTTAAATTTTCTGAAAAACAAGAAATAGTTTCTTCTCATAGCCTTGTTACTGAGGACCACCTCAACGAGAAGCAAAACCTGCTCTTATTCAAATGTTCAGGACCGGAGACATTCTGCATTGACCTAAGTATGGTAGCACGAGTGGAAAAGATCACGGCTGAACAAATAGAAACAATTGGTGATAAAGAATTTATTCAGTTTAGAGAAACGGCACTGCGAGTTATTCGGCTGGAAAATTACCTTTCTGTTGGCAAAACAGAAAGTAATAGCAATAAATTATTTGTAATCATCCCTAAATTGGTTAAACACCCAATCGGTATTCTTATAGAGCAAATGGTAGATACGGTAGAAACTAACATTTCCTTCAATCCCCATGATTTAAAAGAGAAAGGCTTATTAGGCTCTGCTGTATTGGGCAATCGTATCACCCTTATTATCAACATGTACGAACTGTTTGAGCTGGCTGACCCGGAACATTATGTTTCTCCAAAGGAGTATGCAACAGATAAGAAAAACACCATTCTGTTAGTTGAAGATACTCCCTTCTTTGCAAAAACGGAAAAAAATTACTTAGAATCAGCAGGATACCAGGTATTATCAGCGGCTAACGGCAGAGAAGCTTTGGATTTGCTGCAGCACACTAAAGTGGACTTGGTGGTTAGCGATATCGTAATGCCTGTGATGAATGGGTTTGAGCTAGTAAAA
- a CDS encoding ABC transporter permease, producing MSNTSKLLKEFFTWPDLSLPLIWRVFYRNLSVFRKTWKAQLMFNFMEPLLYLWAMGFGLGVYVSQINGLSYISFLAPGLIASSAMFSTTYEATYGSYTRMTLQKTFHAMVATPVSMDDVVMGEILYGTFKGVLYGIVFFLVVAMFGLVHSPLFFLIIIPLALMAAIFSTMSLIWTSLAPNYDSFGYFFTIFISPMFLFSGIFFPIDNLPAGIRFLPGLTPLYHAVEVIRPLVLGNVDSTLLGHVAWLGVVTLASLRIPLVMVKNRLVQ from the coding sequence ATGAGTAATACAAGCAAGCTGCTCAAAGAATTCTTCACTTGGCCCGACCTTTCCCTGCCCCTGATTTGGCGGGTATTCTACCGCAACTTGTCGGTCTTCAGAAAGACTTGGAAAGCCCAGCTGATGTTTAACTTTATGGAACCCCTGCTTTACCTATGGGCGATGGGTTTTGGCCTGGGCGTTTACGTTAGTCAGATAAATGGCCTCTCCTATATTAGCTTCCTGGCCCCTGGTCTCATCGCTTCCTCTGCCATGTTTTCAACCACCTATGAAGCTACCTACGGCAGCTATACCAGAATGACCCTTCAGAAGACCTTTCATGCCATGGTCGCCACTCCAGTGAGTATGGACGACGTGGTTATGGGTGAAATATTATATGGTACTTTTAAAGGAGTCCTCTATGGCATAGTTTTCTTCCTGGTAGTTGCCATGTTTGGTCTTGTTCATTCCCCGCTCTTTTTCCTGATAATTATTCCTTTGGCCCTGATGGCGGCGATTTTTTCCACCATGTCCTTAATCTGGACCAGCTTGGCACCTAACTACGATTCTTTTGGCTACTTTTTTACTATCTTTATCTCGCCCATGTTCCTGTTCTCCGGTATCTTTTTTCCCATCGACAACTTGCCTGCAGGGATCAGGTTCCTGCCCGGGCTAACTCCGCTTTACCATGCGGTAGAAGTTATCCGGCCCCTGGTGTTAGGTAACGTCGATTCAACTTTGCTGGGGCATGTAGCCTGGCTTGGGGTCGTAACGCTTGCATCATTGCGTATTCCATTGGTAATGGTGAAGAACAGGCTGGTGCAATAA